From the genome of Papaver somniferum cultivar HN1 unplaced genomic scaffold, ASM357369v1 unplaced-scaffold_21, whole genome shotgun sequence:
CCATATTAAGAGTGAGACTCCTTTTGCAAAAGCTGGGTTTCTTAGCAAATTATCTTTTTGGTGGCTGAATCCGTTGATGAAAAAGGGTAAGAAAAAGGCACTCGAAGATGATGATATACCCATGTTAAGAAAGAAGAATAGAGCAGAAACATGTTACTTAATGTTTATGGAACAGCTGAAGAAACAAAAGCAAACTGAACCGTCAATTTTATGGGCAATCATTTTATGTTATTGGAAAGAGATCTTAATTTCTGGCTTCTTTGCTCTTTTCAACACAATAACTCTTTCAGCAAGTCCATTATTTCTTGGTGCTTTCATTGACGTTGCAGAGGGTAAAGAATCCTTTAAACATGAGGGATATGTACTAGTTATACTACTGCTCTTCACAAAATTCACCGAGTCCCTTTCTCAGCGACAGTGGTTCTTTCGATGTAGATCAATGGGAATTGAAGTGAGGTCTTTGCTCTCAGCAGCTATTTATAAAAAACAACTCAGGGTTTCTAGTGCTGCTAAGACAATGCTTTCAGCTGGTGAAATAATCAACTATGTTACTGTAGATTGTTATCGAGTTGGGGAATTCCCTTTTTGGTTGCATCAAACATGGGCAGCATGCCTACAAATATGTCTTGGATTAGCAATTCTTTTCCGTGCAGTAGGGGTTGCATCGTTTGCAGCCTTGGTTGTTATAGTACTCTCTGTGATATGCAACACTCCCTTGGCTAAATTACAGCATAAATTTCAGAGTAAGCTTGTAATAGCGCAAGATAAAAGGCTTAAGGCTATATCAGAAGCTATTCTCAACATAAAGATTTTAAAGCTTTATGCTTGGGAGATGTATTTCAAATCTGTTATAGATAGACTAAGGAAAGAGGAGGTCAAGTTTTTGGAATCTGCTCAGCGAATGAAAGGATATAATACATTTCTGTTTTGGATCTCACCTATATTGGTTTCTTCTGCAACTTTTGTGACTTGTTACTTCACAAGGGTTCCTCTCAATCCTGGTAATGTCTTCACTTTTCTAGCAACGCTGCGGGTCTTGCAGGAACCTGTCATGCTGACTCCAGATATTATTGCAATGACCATTCATGCAAAAGTTGCGTTCAGGCGGATTACGATTTTTCTTGCTGCAGAGGAGTTAGACTGTGAAAAATTCAGGCACATGGAATGTACGGAGCACCATAAGCACGGCATTTCCATCAGTTCAGGTAATTTTTCATGGGAAGGGAATCCGTCAATACTCAACTTAAAGAGTGTGAACCTTGAGGTTAAATCTGGTGAGAAAGTGGCTATCTGTGGAGAAGTTGGTGCAGGTAAATCAACCCTTTTAGCTGCAATTCTTGGAGAAGTTCCTAAGCTGGATGGAACGGTGAGTTGTTATCATTCATTTAAGTTATTTGTTCTATTGGGATGTCAATCCTTTGAGATTTTGAGTATCCAAGAAAAATCCTTATAATTAACATCTGTTTGTTAGATTAATTTTCCTTTACAAGTCTCTTGAGTATCCAAGAAATATCATGAGTTACCACATAAGAAGCATAGCACGAGTACATTACATCCATTCTCACTTCAAAAACTTGAATAGTAGTAAGATACTCATGACCCATGTTTTTTCATTTCGCCCTTTCATGTTACAGGTTCAAGCTTATGGAAAGATTGCGTATGTTTCTCAGATGGCATGGATTCAGTCAGGAAGTATACAAGATAATATTCTGTTTGGCTGTGCCATGGataagcaaaaatatcaagaaaCAATAGAAAAGTGTTCGCTGGTAAAAGACCTTGAAATGCTACCTTATGGTGATCTTACTGAAATAGGAGAAAGAGGAATTAATTTAAGTGGTGGTCAGAAGCAGCGCATTCAACTTGCTCGTGCATTGTATCAGGATGCTGATATATATCTTTTAGATGATCCATTTAGTGCAGTTGATGCTGATACTGCCGGTAACATATTCAATGTGAGCTCGCAATTTCTTCCTACATGCAGTATCGTAtgttttttatttgtattttactGAAGTCTTACTCTGTTTTATCAGGAATACATAATGGGAGCTCTATCAGGGAAGACGGTCTTACTTGTTACTCACCAAGTAGATTTCCTCCAAGCATTTGATTCTATTTTGGTTAGTTTATACGTTAAATCCATTTCAACTTGCAtaattctttatttttaagtttgtAAACTGCATCAAAATCATCCAACAATGCTAATGAAGATGCAAGAGTATATTAATTTGCATACTGAAAGCAAGATACAAATAACTCTGAAGTCTCTGTGAAGAATATTCATCTTCTTTGCCGAAGGACAGTAGGAGTAACTAGCTGTGTACTCAATAGTATGATCATTATATGTTGTTTCTCCTCATGACAGTTGATGGCAGATGGGGAAATCCAGCATGCGGCTCCATATCATCTGATGCTGTCTTCTAATCGAGCATTTCATGATCTTTTTAAAGCACACAAAGATACAGATACTTCCGAAATTGGTGCTTCTCCTGATAAATCTGGAATCTTTTCGGAGGATACAGAGAAAATTTATTGCAGGGATCAACTAATTGGATCAGTAGAGCATCAGCTGATCGAACAAGAAGAGAGAGAAACTGGAGACACTAGGTGGAAGCCATATCTACAATATTTGAATCAGAATAAAGGATTCTTTTACTTCTCTATAGCTATTATAAGTCAAATCATCTTTTTGGCTTTTCAAATACTACAGAACTACTGGATGGCTGCTAATGTTCAGAATCCAGAAGTCAGCAAATTGCGGCTGGTCCTGACATTCTCTCTAATTGGATGTAGTTCTATGTTCTTTACGCTCTTTCGGTCTCTTGCTACAGTTGCTTTAGGTATGAAGGCTTCAGAGTCAATATTTGAACAGTTATTGAGCTCTCTTTTCCATGCACCGACCGCTTTCTATGAGTCTA
Proteins encoded in this window:
- the LOC113339903 gene encoding ABC transporter C family member 10-like encodes the protein MDNHIKSETPFAKAGFLSKLSFWWLNPLMKKGKKKALEDDDIPMLRKKNRAETCYLMFMEQLKKQKQTEPSILWAIILCYWKEILISGFFALFNTITLSASPLFLGAFIDVAEGKESFKHEGYVLVILLLFTKFTESLSQRQWFFRCRSMGIEVRSLLSAAIYKKQLRVSSAAKTMLSAGEIINYVTVDCYRVGEFPFWLHQTWAACLQICLGLAILFRAVGVASFAALVVIVLSVICNTPLAKLQHKFQSKLVIAQDKRLKAISEAILNIKILKLYAWEMYFKSVIDRLRKEEVKFLESAQRMKGYNTFLFWISPILVSSATFVTCYFTRVPLNPGNVFTFLATLRVLQEPVMLTPDIIAMTIHAKVAFRRITIFLAAEELDCEKFRHMECTEHHKHGISISSGNFSWEGNPSILNLKSVNLEVKSGEKVAICGEVGAGKSTLLAAILGEVPKLDGTVQAYGKIAYVSQMAWIQSGSIQDNILFGCAMDKQKYQETIEKCSLVKDLEMLPYGDLTEIGERGINLSGGQKQRIQLARALYQDADIYLLDDPFSAVDADTAGNIFNEYIMGALSGKTVLLVTHQVDFLQAFDSILLMADGEIQHAAPYHLMLSSNRAFHDLFKAHKDTDTSEIGASPDKSGIFSEDTEKIYCRDQLIGSVEHQLIEQEERETGDTRWKPYLQYLNQNKGFFYFSIAIISQIIFLAFQILQNYWMAANVQNPEVSKLRLVLTFSLIGCSSMFFTLFRSLATVALGMKASESIFEQLLSSLFHAPTAFYESTPLGRILSRVSSDLSIVDLDLASNFVKAVMGAITTAAYLGVLAVITWQVVFVTVPMVYMVILVQRYYSASANEFMRINGTSKSMIASHLGESITGAMTIRAFGVEDRFITENLYLIDRNASSSFHIFSANEWLIQRLETLCAIILCSSALVMVLLPAKTFGSGYIGMTLAFGLSLNMHLVFSVQMKCTLANDIISVERLNQYMQIPSEASEVIEENRPLPSWPAIGRVEIRDLKIRYRLNTPIVLHGISCTFEGGHKIGIVGRTGSGKSTLIGALFRLVEPIEGKIIIDGVDISTIGLHDLRSRLGIIPQDPTLFNGTVRYNLDPLSQHTDQEIWEVLAKCQLRETVQEKEEGLDSSVQQDGVNWSMGQRQLFCLGRALLRGSQILVLDEATASIDNTTDAILQQTIRTEFKKCTVITVAHRIPTIMDSSMVLVLSDGKIMEYDEPMKLMKMEGSLFGQLVKEYWSHIHSADSR